The following is a genomic window from Bacteroidetes bacterium GWF2_43_63.
GCAAAGCTCCGTGAATAATAAAATCCGCGAAGCCCCATGATGATGTTTATTTTCAATTCGGTTTCAATCATTTTCCAAACAAGCGAAATTTCGTAGCTTTGTTTTATCATGACTATTAAAGAATACCATAAGTGCTTATCCGATGCGCTGCAGGCCGCAGCCAATCCGGTTGTTGCAGCAGGTGCAAAAAAATATATGAAAGATCAATCCGAATTTTTCGGAGTGGGATCACCGCTGCGCAAGGAAATTCTGGGCGACTTTCTGAAAACAAACAAACTGCCGGACATAAAGAATATACCTGCGTTTGCTGAACTTTGCTGGAATTCTCCGCAGCGCGAAATGCAGTATTGCTGCATGGAAATCATGTTTCGGGTGCGTAAAAAAATTACACCTGAGCATATTCCTCTTTTCGAAAAGCTAATCCAGAACAAAGGTTGGTGGGATTCAGTTGATTTTATTGCGCCGTCGCTGGCAGGTTTTGTTCTGAAAAATAATCCTGAAATTATCGATGATGTTGTTTCCCGTTGGCAGAACCACGACAATATGTGGATGCGCCGTTCAGCCATTTTGCATCAGCTGAAATATAAAAATGACACGAATGAAAAACGCTTATTTGAAACTTGCAAAAAGTTGGCTCACGAAAAGGAATTTTTCATCCGCAAAGCCATTGGCTGGGCGCTGCGCGAATACAGCAAAGTGAATCCTGAAGCTGTGAAACAGTTTGTTGCCCGCACCGAATTATCTGGCCTGAGTCAGCGCGAAGCGTTGAAAAGAATACAATAATTTCTGCTCTATTTTGGTGGCAATATCAATACTTTCATTAATTTTGGAATTATGAAATACACTTTTTTAGTATTAGCAATTCTTTTTGTCTCATGTAAAAATCAGAAAAACATGAAATCCGAAAAAACTGAAATCGGCACCATCCTGTATGAATATCAGGCTTCGTCAGTGGCACCGCAATATCATCGCAGCTACGAGCTGTTGGTAACCAAGAATGAAATAAAAGTAAAAGTCGATAGCTACGGCACAATACTGACCGATACTTCGATTGCAATTACCAATATTCAGTTTTTCGAAATAGTTGAATTTTACGATTCACTCGGTTTCAAAAATATTCCTAAAAAAGACAATAAAGGCTGCGTAGGTGGAACCGGTGCTGTTTTGAAAGTACATGACACCAATGATACATTAATTTTTGATGGTCACATAAGCTTTTGCGGAGGACAGGAATTTGGCACTATGGAAGGCGACGTGAAAAAATTGTCAGAAAAAATCAGATCATTTATACCTGATTTCGAATCTTTGCTGAAGCGCGACTGGAAGCCGGAGGGAATGGATGAATAATATTCTTGCAAATCTGCATCGCTTCGAAGTAAAAGATGAAGATTTCGATCATCAGTCATTTTTACATGGTCGGCTACACACACATCGGGTGATGGCCTGGGTGTGCGTACTGGCTCAAAAACTGAATATGGACGGGCAGGGCAGACTTGCTTTTTTTGCCGCCAAAGTGCATGATCTGGGACGTCTGACCGACGGCCGGGAACCAGGCCACGGGCTGCGTTCCGCTGATGAATTTCTGCCATACTATCGAGGATTATTCGAAGAATTTGGTTTGCAGAAATGCGATTATTTAACGGTGTACAATGCTGTGAAATGGCATTCAAAATCGGAAGAGCCAGCTGCAGAAACTGAAAATATTGATGTGATACATCTGCTGAAAGATGCTGATGGACTCGATCGAGTGCGGCTTGGTGACGATGAACCGGACATCCGCTTTTTCAGAAATGAAATTTCAAAAAGGTTTGCTTCACAAGCGCGACAATTGCATGACATCACCGAGGCGGAGCCGACCATATCGCTGCAGGAAATTGTGGCGCTGGCGTTTGAATTGTCGAAATAAGTTCACGGCCACGGAATGCAAATCCGCGTCAGTGCTAAAAAAATGGCTCGGATTACAAATGCGAGCCATTTTTTATTTCATTTCAAATATTATTTCGGAAGCTGTTTCGATTTTTTGTTTTTAGTAATGCGGGCGATGAGGAACCATACCAACGCACCGGCCAGCCAGAGCGGCCAGAGAGTGATCAGTCCGAGTACAAACAATTGCAGAACCTGCCAGCCGCGATTCAATGCATGCATCAAATTTCGTCCGAATCCGGGCTTGTAAGAGTCAATCTTATCTTCGTCTGCAAGCATGACATGACGGGTTTTGTCGCGACCGTATAAATGCAAGGTAATGGTTGCGTAATTCACCTTGTCATCCAGTTCCATGCGTTCAATCAATGATTCGTCGTTCTGAATCTGCTTCTGAAGTTGTGACTCCATTGCCGCCAGGCGGTCGCCTGTGTTTCCTGTGGTTGTCAATCCGCTCACCTGCATATTATACAGGTCGAGACGTTTCTTCTCCAGTTGCTTGCGCAGGTACGACAGACTAACGTCTTCAGCTTTGATGTTGCGATAGTCGAGAAAATCAATCATCGGCACTAGACATTTTAATGTGGTGTCCATATTTCGTACTGGAACACGAACGATCATTTCATTCGTAAAATGATAAGTGGTGGTTTCTACCAGCGAATCAGGGCTGACACGCGTGGTTTCCTTGTTCGAAATTTCGCTCGATAAATAAGTGCTTGCTGTGTAGCCACCATGTTTTTTTACCAGATCTTCGATGGCATACGAGGTTCCTGTAACGTCAAGGGTGCGGAATTTTAGCTCAGCTGTGCGAATGAGCTTGTGTGTTGAATCGAATTTGCTCATTTGTGCAGCAGATGAAGACACCATTGCAGCATAATCGTCTTTGGCATCTTTATCAGCTGTTTTTTTTGAACCATCAGATGTCGCTGTAGACGATGCATAGCCGCTCTGTTCCATTTCTTCGGCAGGCGCTTCTTCTTTGCTTATTTCATCAATTGTCGGCGCCTCATTGTTTTTTTGGTTCCCGTCGTAGCTCTTCTTGCCGCCACAGCTGAATGCTACCAATGTCACAATGATCAATGTGACAATCAGATTTCTTGTTTTCATGGGTTTCAGGTTTTAAGGTTTTGGTTTATTGGTACTAAAAGTAACATTTTCTCAGATGAAATATTGCAATTAATTCATAAAAGCTTTTTTGTTTCATTATATAGCTGTTTATCAGTTGTAATTAGTTGTTTAAAAATATCAATATAATGTGTATTATATCAGCTACATCGATAAAAAGTTTGATATAACATGCTAAATATGTATATTTGCACTCAAATTTAAATTCAACTGTTATGAAAAATCTGAAAATTTTTGCTGTTCTTCTTTTAGTTATGGGAATGATAGCTGTTTCATGCGAAGGTCCTGAAGGTCCGCGCGGACCAGCCGGTACTGCCGGAACCAATGGCACTGATGGAAATGCAAATGTGATTGTATGCGGTTTCCCAGGGGATACGATGACTACTGCACATCAGTACAATTACCTGATTTTACCAGTTTCGGCCGGCATGATGGATTCTTCTTTAATCATTCCCTATCTTCACCAGTACAACTGGTATCCGGTTGGCGGACTGGGCTATGGTGGCTACTACAATACCCGGTACTGGATTACTTCATTATACAATGAAGTTGGCGTGGCTATTACAAACCCTGATGGGTCTTCATATACAGGCGCTGACCAGATATGGGATTCATTACGAGTTTTTATAATCCCGGCCAGTCAGTTCCATGCTGCTGAATCCAAAGTGAATTTTGCCAATTACTACGAAGTCGAAGACTATTTCAGTCAGAAATAATCCATACTTTTTTAGAAATAAAGCCTGCTGATGTTTTATCGGCGGGCTTTATTATTTTATAAAAATTCCTGAAGCAGCTGTTAATCGAAATAGTACAACAAAACAGGCGCAGAAATCTCCGCGCCTGTTTTTAAGGTTATGAATTGTTGATCGAAAGGGTTAAGCGAGTTTTACTTTGAGATTGATTGTTGTATTCAGCAGTCCCGAAATAGGGCAGGTCTCCTTGGCAATCAAGGACAGTTCCTGAAATTTGGCTGCATCAATTCCGGGGACATTTCCAGTAAGATCCAAATTGATTTCGGTGATTTTCCCGTCTTCGAAAACAATACCTGATTTTGTATCCAGACTGGTCGGTGTAAATCCGTTTTCGCCCAGCACAAAACTGAGTTTCATGGTGAAACATCCTGCATGAGCCGCTGCTATCAGCTCTTCGGGGTTGGTCCCAATGCCTTCTTCGAAGCGTGAGCTGAATGAATATTGAGTGTTGTTTAAAACGGAGCTTCCTGTTGTCAGCGTTCCTTTGCCTTCTTTTCCCGATCCCTGCCAGTTGGCGCTTGCTTTACGTGTGAATTTCATGGTGTTTGTATTTTAAAATTGTCTGTTTTTATTGTTTATGCAAAATTACCTTTTATGAGTGAATTCTACAGACTGAAATGACAAATATCAGCTCTCGTAAAAATCAATCTGGTGTTCTTATCGGCTTTGCTGCTGTTCGTATCAAAAAGAAGCCTATGCTTCCGGCAACCAGCGAGGAAACAAGAATTACGAATTTGGTGTTGCTTATGATGGAGGAATCGGTAAAAGCCAGAATTGTAATAAATATCGACATGGTAAAACCGATCCCCGCCAGAAAACCAGCTCCCAGCAACGATTTCCAGCTGATATCGTCAGGTAGTCTTGCCAATTTCATTTTTACAGACAGAAAGCTGAAAACAATTACCCCAAGTGGTTTGCCTATGATTAATCCTGCAGAGACTCCGATGGCATAGTATTCTGAAAAGAGTTTGCCCAGGTCAGGACTGATTATGATAGCGGTGTTGGCAAGCGCAAAAAGAGGTACAATACCAAATGAAACAGGTATATGAATGGCATGTTGCAGCTTCCATGACGGAGATTTTTCGTCGCCTTTGCCAAACGGAATGACAAAAGCTAGTAATACGCCTGCAATCGTGGCGTGAACTCCTGATTGAAGCATAAAATACCACATTGCCACTCCCCCGATGAGATAAATCAAAAGGTGGTTTATTTTGATAATTCTAAAAAACAGCAACAGGGCAAATATGCCGAAAGCAGCAGCCAGCGCTGACAACAAAATGGTGTTTGTGTAGAAAATTGCAATTACGATGATTGCTCCAAGGTCATCTATTACTGCCAGCGCTGTCAGAAAAACCTTTAGTGAAACGGGCACACGGTTTCCGAGCATCATTAAAACAGCCAGCGCAAAAGCAATATCGGTGGCAGTCGGTATTCCAAACCCGGAGCTGGTTGATGTGCCTGCATTAAAAAATGTATAAATGGCTGCGGGTACTGCCATGCCCCCGATAGCTGCAAATATTGGCAGCAGCGCATCGCGGGGATTCGACAATTCACCTTTGTATATTTCGCGCTCAAGCTCAAGACCAATCATAAGAAAAAACACCGCCATCAGCCCATCGTTGATCCAGTGTTCAATGCTCATGATCCCGATTTTGGTCTGCCATAAAGCGATATAGTTTTCTCCGATTACCGAGTTTGAAATTAAAATGGATACAAATGTTGCGATAATCAGCAGCATGCCACTGCCTTTTTCGCACATACAGAATTCCTTGAACAGCCTCGTTGCAAGCATACAAATTACTTATTGAATGGTGATTTCAAAAAAGCTTTTTCAAGTTCATCGGCAATATCAGCGGGATTTGTCAACGGCATGTCCCGGCTGTATATTGAATAATCAAGCAGTTCTGATTTCTTCATTTTTTCAATCAACGGAAGTTTTGTTCTGTTGGTCGTTTCAATATGATTGCCCTTGTCATCCACAATAATAATTTTTGGAAAAAACACTTCTTTGCGTCCGATAAAACGATTCATTATT
Proteins encoded in this region:
- a CDS encoding OsmC family peroxiredoxin, translated to MKFTRKASANWQGSGKEGKGTLTTGSSVLNNTQYSFSSRFEEGIGTNPEELIAAAHAGCFTMKLSFVLGENGFTPTSLDTKSGIVFEDGKITEINLDLTGNVPGIDAAKFQELSLIAKETCPISGLLNTTINLKVKLA
- a CDS encoding Na+/H+ antiporter NhaA, which encodes MLATRLFKEFCMCEKGSGMLLIIATFVSILISNSVIGENYIALWQTKIGIMSIEHWINDGLMAVFFLMIGLELEREIYKGELSNPRDALLPIFAAIGGMAVPAAIYTFFNAGTSTSSGFGIPTATDIAFALAVLMMLGNRVPVSLKVFLTALAVIDDLGAIIVIAIFYTNTILLSALAAAFGIFALLLFFRIIKINHLLIYLIGGVAMWYFMLQSGVHATIAGVLLAFVIPFGKGDEKSPSWKLQHAIHIPVSFGIVPLFALANTAIIISPDLGKLFSEYYAIGVSAGLIIGKPLGVIVFSFLSVKMKLARLPDDISWKSLLGAGFLAGIGFTMSIFITILAFTDSSIISNTKFVILVSSLVAGSIGFFLIRTAAKPIRTPD